From Lolium perenne isolate Kyuss_39 chromosome 5, Kyuss_2.0, whole genome shotgun sequence, a single genomic window includes:
- the LOC127302460 gene encoding probable 1-acylglycerol-3-phosphate O-acyltransferase, whose amino-acid sequence MRRAASTAAATTTRMAAAEEVRQASAAATAAEAASASVPAPAGSRWARVWPSALRWIPTSTDRIIAAEKRLLSVLKTGYVQESVNIGSAPPGSKVRWFGSSSDEPRFINTVTFDSKDNAPTLVMVHGYGASQGFFFRNFDALASRFRVIAIDQLGWGGSSRPDFTCKSTEETEAWFIDSFEEWRKAKNLSNFILLGHSFGGYVAAKYALKHPEHVQHLILVGSAGFSSETDQSSEWVTKFRATWKGMLANHLWESNFTPQRIVRGLGPWGPDLVRRYTTARFGSHSMGELLTDHESSLLTDYIYHTLAAKASGELCLKYIFSFGAFAKKPLLQSASDWKVPTTFIYGHDDWMNYKGAQQARENMKVPCEIIRVPQGGHFVFIDNPVGFHSAIFYACRKFLSEGAEEGLSLPDGLISA is encoded by the exons ATGCGCCGCGCCGCCTCCACTGCCGCCGCGACCACGACCAGGATGGCAGCGGCCGAGGAGGTCAGGCaggcgtccgccgccgccacggCGGCCGAGGCGGCGTCCGCGTCCGTGCCGGCGCCCGCGGGGTCCCGGTGGGCGCGGGTCTGGCCGTCCGCGCTGCGCTGGATCCCCACCTCCACCGACCGCATCATCGCCGCCGAGAAGCGACTCCTCTCCGTGCTCAA AACTGGGTATGTCCAAGAATCAGTTAACATTGGCTCGGCTCCACCTGGCTCGAAAGTGAGATGGTTCGGGTCATCAAGCGACGAGCCTAGGTTCATAAATACGGTGACATTCGATAGCAAGGACAATGCTCCCACCCTTGTCATGGTCCATGGTTATGGCGCTTCGCAGGGGTTCTTCTTTCGGAACTTTGATGCCCTTGCAAGCCGTTTCCGGGTGATTGCCATTGATCAGCTGGG TTGGGGTGGATCAAGCAGACCTGACTTCACCTGTAAAAGTACTGAAG AAACTGAGGCTTGGTTCATAGATTCTTTTGAGGAATGGCGCAAAGCGAAGAACCTTAGTAATTTTATATTGCTTGGTCATTCTTTCGGGGGATACGTTGCGGCAAAGTATGCCTTGAAG CATCCTGAACATGTGCAACACTTGATTTTGGTTGGTTCTGCTGGCTTTTCATCAGAAACAGATCAAAGCTCTGAGTGGGTAACCAAGTTTCGAGCAACATGGAAAGGCATGCTAGCGAACCATCTCTGGGAGTCCAATTTTACTCCCCAGAGAATAGTGAG AGGATTGGGTCCTTGGGGCCCAGATTTAGTACGGAGATATACCACAGCTAGATTTGGCTCACATTCAATGGGTGAATTACTAACAGATCATGAGTCCAGCTTGCTGACAG ATTATATTTACCACACTTTAGCTGCAAAAGCTAGTGGAGAGCTGTGCTTAAAGTATATTTTTTCCTTTGGGGCTTTTGCAAAGAAACCTCTTCTGCAGAG TGCATCCGATTGGAAAGTGCCGACTACTTTCATATATGGCCATGATGATTGGATGAATTACAAAGGCGCACAGCAAGCACGCGAGAACATGAAAGTTCCTTGTGAAATCATCAGAGTCCCACAG GGAGGACACTTCGTGTTCATAGATAACCCTGTGGGGTTCCACTCAGCGATCTTCTACGCGTGCCGGAAATTTTTATCTGAAGGTGCAGAGGAAGGCCTCTCTCTTCCCGATGGCCTGATATCTGCATGA